In the Leptospira fainei serovar Hurstbridge str. BUT 6 genome, AAGTAAGGGTTTATCTAGGAGTCGGCGCCGAGTAAGTCTGAGCGCCGATAAAAAGCTAAGACTTCTCGCAAGAAGGGTTAACGATCCGAATGCAAATGCTTTTCGGATCGTTAAAGCAGATTATGATCTTTCATCGACCGATATAATGTCGCGATCGTCACTTTCAAGATTGCGGCCAGCGGGACTGCCACGAGCATTCCTGCGATCCCCAATAAAGTTCCTCCGACCGTAACGGCTCCGACGACAACGATCGGATGCAAAGAAACTGCGTCAGAAATGATGACAGGTTGGACAAAAAAATTATCGACCGCCTGCGCGATAACTATAACAATTAGAATAGCGCCCATCAGTTCGTACATCCCCATACCGTCAGTGATACCTTTTGCATAAAAGATCGCTGAACCTTGTGTTAGAGTCATAAACAAAGGAGGAACCGCACCGATAATAGGTCCTAAGTAGGGTATCGAATTCGCGATCCCTACAAAGAGCGCAAATATATAAAAATATCTAAGTCCGATAACCGAAAAGCCGATCATAGCAACGACGGTAATTATAGCACTCTGAATCACCAAACTACGTAAATAATTCGTGATTTGTTCGTTGATATTAGCCGCGATCATGATCGTCATTTCAAAGTAACGATTCGGAACTAAGCTTACGATATTCTTATAGACTCCGTTGCCGTTCAATAGAAACAGGAACGCAAACAAAGGTGTAACTACCAAGTATCCGATCAATGTAGGAATAATGGAAACTAAGCCCGCCACTTCCCCTTGCACTATATCCGCGACTTTCTGAACGAGTTCTTCCGGACGGAGCGTCTCTTCCCATCCTGCCGGGAAATCATTGAATTGGATTTTAAAACCTACGACCAAATATTTGAATTTGGCATCTTCCATATCCTGTCTCCAATTCTTCATTAAAGGTTCCAAGGTGGAAACGATAGGCGAGGCTACTTCCGTCGCGATCCAGTAAATCGGAATGCAAACTAAAATCATCAATCCTGCGACGGATAAAATGCGAGGAACTCCAAGACTTTCGAAATAGTTAATACTTCCGTTAAAAATATAGAATAGAATCAGGGATAAAGCTATCGGGACGATTAGTAGCTTCAGCCCGAGGATAAAAAATGCGATCGCCGCTCCTACTAGTAGGAAGAAAATGATGCGAATTACATATGTAGATAACGGCCTGGATTCAGACATTCTTCTGCTTGCCTTTATAATAAGCTTTTTCAAGAAGCTGGTTGGTTTTCTGAAGACGTTCTACGATTACCCCGGTAAGACTTAGCAGAATCTCGATACCGATTTTAGGTTTGGTTTCGATGATTTCCTTTAAATCGGGTTGAAAAAAACCGAGTAAAGTGGAAGGCTCAGATGCGATTGCAGTCGCAGTCCGCCGTTCTTCCGAAAAAAGGGATAGCTCGCCGAAAAAGGAATGTTGGTCCAGGTGAGCCAGGTCCAATTCGATTCCGTCTCGAATCGAACGAATCGTTACCTTCCCGTCAAAGATCATGTAAAAACCGGCGCCGGCTTCTCCTTGACGAAAGATCTCCTCTCCTTCCACATATTTACGAACATGAACTAAACGTGCGATTTCGTTTAATGTTCGTCGTTTTAATTTTCCAAAAACCGACGTTTCCCGCAGAAAACGGATAATTTCCGGGTTAGAAGTACCCTTCTTCTTGAATAACTTCTTCCAAATGGGAAGCTGTAGAGGGTTCAAGATTACTTCTTATCCTCCTCGAGTTTCATTGTGAGGATTAAGAGAACTAAGCCGACACTTACGCAAGAATCCGCGAAGTTAAAGGCGGGCCAACGATCGTAGATCAACCAATTAGGCCAATCAAAGTCTAGGAAATCCACGACTCCGATAAATTTCCCCGCAAATTGATTTTCGACAAAACCGAATTCGGCCCCGACACCGATCACTTTTACGAAGAATTTATCGATAAAGTTTCCGAATGCTCCCGACATAACTAGCGCCCAACCTGCCGGATGCCCAAGATCCGGGTTTTTCCAACGATATGCAATCAATACCAGGATGGCGACTGCTGTCATTGCAAGCGACGTTCGAGGAAAACCTTGGAAGAATCCCATTACGAAGCCGGTATTGAAGGTTAAAGTTAGCCGGAAAAAATTTCCGAGTATTTCGACCGGATTATGAGGATGAAGATAAAGAATAGCGATATATTTTGTAACGAGGTCTATAACAGTTCCCAGAACTACCGATATAAGGAAAAGAGGAGGGTATACTTCTAAGAATTTCTTTTCGAAAAATTTCACTGACGGTTCCTTTTTGAGCTGAATTTATTTTTTAGGACCGAGAGAGCAAGGAGGATTCCGAAGAAAATCGAAGTACCGAAGCTAATGGTTGCGTACAGTTCCTCTCCTCTATCCATTCTTTCCGTTCCATAATGGATTCCGAATAAAATGATAGCAATAGAGATTGCCTGATGTCCCAAAGAATACATCTTTCGACTATGGGTTTCCAAATCCGGCAATCGATAGGCTTGCTTCCCTCTATTCAGATTCTTTATGGTTTGTAACAATTCGCCCGGAAGAGAGACCGCCTGCCCCCAAATCCCCCCTTCCTGCACAAGCGCCTTTTGCCAGTTGTTTTCCCCTTGTAAAACCATGCCTTTAAACGGTTTTTCTCCGTAGTCCAGAACGGTTCTATATGGATCCAAAGTCGCGGTTATTCCTACCAATAATCCCAAGACTCTTTCCAACGGGATCAGAGCGACAGGCAACTGTACCATTCTAAGCAAATCTCGCAGGCTGGAGTTGATCTCTTTTAAAAATTTCAAATCCTCGGGCGTATGAATTTGTTCGAATTTGATATTGCGAAAGGAATCGGTATCCGTCAGGAAACGAGAAAGTTTTTCCAGAGAATATCGGACGACTTCCTCTACCTTATCTCTGTCCGCCTTGCGGGAAAGTAAACCGAGTTCGTCCAGACCCTCTACGACACCTCCGTAGTCTTTCGACATTGCGCATAAAAATATCTTACGCAATACCAATGCCTGGCTCGGCGGGATCTCCCCCACGGCTCCGAAATCGATAAAACAGAGTTTTTCTTCGGGAGTATAAATCATATTTCCCGGATGAGGATCCGCGTGATAAAACCGATATTCGAATACCATTAGAATGTAAGCGCGAATCAGTAGATCGACCGGTCTGGATTTTGCCTGTCCTTTTTTCAACGCGGCCGCTTGAGTGATTCTTACTCCGTCTATGTACCGGGTAGTAAGGACGCTTTTGCCGCTCCATTCTTTATGAATTTTAGGAAACACATAGTCGGGCTCTTCGGCGAAATAACGCGCCATGCGTTCCATCGATTCCGCTTCCAAGCGTAAATCCGTTTCACGACCGACTAATTTTGCGATTTCCTTATGAACGATTCTGTAATCGAAGGTAACGAGTAGACGATTGATTCTCTTTAAGAATGTGCGAATCGCTTTTAGGTCCTTAACAATAATCTCTTCGATGCCCGGATATAGAATCTTAATCGCAACTTTCTCTCCCTTAAAGCTTGCCGAATGTACTTGTGCTATGGAGG is a window encoding:
- a CDS encoding AI-2E family transporter; this translates as MSESRPLSTYVIRIIFFLLVGAAIAFFILGLKLLIVPIALSLILFYIFNGSINYFESLGVPRILSVAGLMILVCIPIYWIATEVASPIVSTLEPLMKNWRQDMEDAKFKYLVVGFKIQFNDFPAGWEETLRPEELVQKVADIVQGEVAGLVSIIPTLIGYLVVTPLFAFLFLLNGNGVYKNIVSLVPNRYFEMTIMIAANINEQITNYLRSLVIQSAIITVVAMIGFSVIGLRYFYIFALFVGIANSIPYLGPIIGAVPPLFMTLTQGSAIFYAKGITDGMGMYELMGAILIVIVIAQAVDNFFVQPVIISDAVSLHPIVVVGAVTVGGTLLGIAGMLVAVPLAAILKVTIATLYRSMKDHNLL
- a CDS encoding cyclic nucleotide-binding domain-containing protein; this encodes MNPLQLPIWKKLFKKKGTSNPEIIRFLRETSVFGKLKRRTLNEIARLVHVRKYVEGEEIFRQGEAGAGFYMIFDGKVTIRSIRDGIELDLAHLDQHSFFGELSLFSEERRTATAIASEPSTLLGFFQPDLKEIIETKPKIGIEILLSLTGVIVERLQKTNQLLEKAYYKGKQKNV
- a CDS encoding lipoprotein signal peptidase; its protein translation is MKFFEKKFLEVYPPLFLISVVLGTVIDLVTKYIAILYLHPHNPVEILGNFFRLTLTFNTGFVMGFFQGFPRTSLAMTAVAILVLIAYRWKNPDLGHPAGWALVMSGAFGNFIDKFFVKVIGVGAEFGFVENQFAGKFIGVVDFLDFDWPNWLIYDRWPAFNFADSCVSVGLVLLILTMKLEEDKK
- a CDS encoding ABC1 kinase family protein codes for the protein MSNSSSTKNGNNLPKYSASGRYYRGSWFLWKKIFSLLWYYKFARLFLPSYRNEEKETEFFQNLGRECREFFLRMGGVYVKLGQYLASLSHLFPESFTDPLQDLQDRVPPHPFSEIKERFRKEFGKDIVEIFPDISEIPLASASIAQVHSASFKGEKVAIKILYPGIEEIIVKDLKAIRTFLKRINRLLVTFDYRIVHKEIAKLVGRETDLRLEAESMERMARYFAEEPDYVFPKIHKEWSGKSVLTTRYIDGVRITQAAALKKGQAKSRPVDLLIRAYILMVFEYRFYHADPHPGNMIYTPEEKLCFIDFGAVGEIPPSQALVLRKIFLCAMSKDYGGVVEGLDELGLLSRKADRDKVEEVVRYSLEKLSRFLTDTDSFRNIKFEQIHTPEDLKFLKEINSSLRDLLRMVQLPVALIPLERVLGLLVGITATLDPYRTVLDYGEKPFKGMVLQGENNWQKALVQEGGIWGQAVSLPGELLQTIKNLNRGKQAYRLPDLETHSRKMYSLGHQAISIAIILFGIHYGTERMDRGEELYATISFGTSIFFGILLALSVLKNKFSSKRNRQ